In a single window of the Bacillus clarus genome:
- the spoIIR gene encoding stage II sporulation protein R, translating to MKKQAIAYFLLLLIGAQLLVQFGYMKADAKGATVIPKEAVRLRILANSDSDKDQALKRKVRDEVKAQIDSWVADLKSFEEARQVIQSHIPEIEKTVASTLKREGSKETFQVKFGKNIKFPTKVYGNFIYPAGEYEAVLITIGKGEGANWWCVLFPPMCFLDFSSGTAVKKEEHVVKAESVKEEPVETKEEEVEQPKKKEAEVVSKKVVEKEVPKKVATPERKITSKEINEEKVQEKTAKKEETAPVEKTDKSVETKQEKANEIVEVEEQEEKPEVKLFIVEAFTSLFSK from the coding sequence ATGAAAAAACAAGCGATTGCTTATTTTCTTTTATTATTAATTGGTGCACAGTTACTTGTGCAGTTTGGATATATGAAAGCTGATGCAAAGGGAGCTACTGTTATTCCGAAAGAGGCTGTTCGATTACGTATTTTAGCAAATAGTGATTCCGATAAAGATCAGGCGTTAAAACGTAAAGTACGCGACGAAGTAAAAGCGCAAATTGATAGTTGGGTAGCTGATTTAAAGTCATTTGAAGAAGCGCGTCAAGTCATTCAAAGTCATATCCCGGAAATTGAAAAAACAGTTGCGAGTACATTAAAGAGAGAAGGAAGTAAAGAGACATTCCAAGTTAAATTTGGAAAGAATATAAAATTTCCTACAAAAGTATATGGGAATTTTATTTATCCAGCAGGAGAATACGAAGCGGTACTTATTACAATAGGAAAAGGTGAAGGTGCAAACTGGTGGTGTGTGTTATTCCCGCCGATGTGTTTTCTTGATTTCTCTAGTGGAACAGCTGTAAAAAAGGAAGAACATGTTGTTAAAGCTGAATCTGTTAAAGAAGAGCCGGTAGAAACGAAAGAGGAAGAAGTAGAACAACCTAAAAAGAAAGAAGCTGAAGTTGTTTCAAAGAAAGTAGTAGAAAAAGAAGTGCCGAAAAAAGTGGCTACTCCTGAAAGAAAAATTACTTCAAAAGAAATAAATGAAGAAAAGGTTCAAGAAAAAACTGCAAAAAAAGAAGAAACAGCACCTGTGGAAAAAACGGATAAGTCTGTGGAAACGAAACAAGAAAAAGCAAATGAAATTGTAGAAGTAGAGGAGCAAGAGGAAAAACCAGAGGTAAAACTATTTA
- the prmC gene encoding peptide chain release factor N(5)-glutamine methyltransferase, with protein sequence MRVYEALKWASSFLQENGRAENAGEIVLCHVLKTNRTGLLMNMREEITQEQEASFTEFIHKHVEGIPIQYMLGYEMFYGRSFFVNEEVLIPRPETEELIVGVLERIQRNFGDEKLYVADIGTGSGAISITLALENKNLHVYTVDIAQESIEVAKENAKALGADVTFYHGDLLSPFFKTGQQLDVVVSNPPYIPEEDWRGLSTVVKEHEPKRALVGGEDGLDFYRRFMEELPNILQKKAIVAFEIGVGQGEDVKALLKQTFPHAHVEVVFDINGKDRMVFAEME encoded by the coding sequence ATGCGTGTCTATGAAGCCCTGAAATGGGCTTCTTCTTTTTTACAGGAAAACGGACGAGCTGAAAATGCGGGAGAAATTGTCCTTTGTCATGTATTAAAGACGAATCGAACAGGTTTACTTATGAATATGCGTGAAGAAATAACGCAGGAACAAGAGGCGAGTTTTACGGAATTTATCCACAAACATGTAGAGGGTATTCCTATTCAATATATGCTTGGTTATGAAATGTTTTATGGTCGATCATTTTTTGTAAATGAAGAAGTATTAATACCGAGACCAGAAACAGAGGAACTTATAGTCGGTGTATTAGAGAGAATTCAGCGTAATTTTGGTGATGAGAAGCTTTATGTAGCCGATATTGGAACGGGTAGTGGAGCGATTTCGATTACGCTTGCTTTGGAAAATAAAAATCTTCATGTGTATACGGTAGACATTGCACAGGAATCGATTGAAGTTGCAAAAGAAAACGCAAAGGCGTTAGGAGCAGATGTAACTTTTTATCATGGTGATTTACTGTCGCCGTTTTTTAAAACGGGTCAGCAGTTAGATGTTGTCGTTTCAAACCCTCCGTACATACCAGAGGAGGACTGGAGAGGTCTGTCTACTGTTGTGAAAGAGCATGAACCGAAAAGGGCGCTTGTAGGCGGTGAAGATGGGCTTGATTTCTATCGTCGTTTTATGGAAGAGTTACCGAACATACTACAGAAAAAAGCGATTGTAGCGTTTGAAATCGGTGTAGGGCAAGGTGAAGATGTAAAAGCTTTATTAAAGCAAACATTTCCACATGCTCATGTCGAAGTTGTTTTCGATATTAACGGGAAAGATCGTATGGTATTTGCGGAAATGGAGTAG
- the prfA gene encoding peptide chain release factor 1, protein MLDRLQAVEDRYEKLNELLSDPEVISDSNKLREYSKEQSDMQETVEVYREYKDVREQLKDAKAMLEDKLDADMREMVKEEVSELEGQEKVLSERLKVLLVPKDPNDDKNVIVEVRGAAGGDEAALFAGDLYRMYSRYAEVQGWKTEIIEASYTELGGYKEIIFMINGKGAFAKLKFENGAHRVQRVPETESGGRIHTSTATVAVLPEAEEVEIDIHEKDVRVDTFASSGPGGQSVNTTMSAVRLTHLPTGVVVSCQDEKSQIKNKEKAMKVLRARVYDKFRQEAQAEYDQNRKQAVGTGDRSERIRTYNFPQNRVTDHRIGLTIQKLDQILQGKLDDFINALVMEDQAQKMEAAE, encoded by the coding sequence GTGTTAGATCGTTTGCAAGCTGTAGAAGATCGTTATGAGAAGTTAAATGAGTTGTTAAGTGACCCGGAGGTTATTAGCGATTCGAATAAGCTTCGTGAGTATTCAAAAGAACAATCTGATATGCAGGAAACGGTAGAGGTGTACCGTGAGTATAAAGATGTTCGTGAGCAATTGAAAGATGCGAAAGCGATGTTAGAAGATAAGTTAGACGCTGATATGCGTGAAATGGTAAAAGAAGAGGTTTCTGAATTAGAAGGACAAGAAAAAGTATTATCAGAACGTCTGAAGGTTTTACTTGTTCCAAAAGACCCTAATGATGATAAAAACGTTATCGTTGAGGTTCGTGGAGCTGCTGGTGGCGATGAGGCAGCTTTATTTGCTGGTGATTTATATCGTATGTATAGCCGTTATGCTGAGGTACAAGGTTGGAAAACTGAAATTATTGAAGCTAGCTATACAGAATTAGGCGGATATAAAGAGATTATCTTTATGATTAACGGTAAAGGTGCTTTCGCGAAGCTGAAATTCGAAAACGGTGCTCACCGTGTACAACGTGTTCCTGAAACGGAATCTGGAGGACGTATTCATACGTCTACAGCAACTGTAGCTGTATTACCAGAAGCAGAAGAAGTAGAAATCGATATTCATGAAAAAGATGTTCGTGTTGATACGTTTGCTTCTAGTGGTCCTGGTGGACAAAGTGTTAATACAACAATGTCAGCGGTACGCTTAACACATTTACCGACTGGTGTAGTTGTATCTTGTCAGGATGAAAAGTCGCAAATTAAGAACAAAGAAAAAGCAATGAAAGTATTACGCGCACGTGTTTATGATAAATTCAGACAAGAAGCGCAAGCTGAGTATGATCAAAACCGTAAGCAAGCTGTTGGTACGGGAGATCGTTCAGAGCGTATTCGTACGTATAACTTCCCGCAAAACCGTGTTACAGACCATCGAATCGGTTTAACGATTCAAAAGCTAGATCAAATCCTACAAGGTAAGTTAGATGATTTCATCAATGCCTTAGTGATGGAAGATCAGGCGCAAAAGATGGAGGCAGCTGAGTAA
- a CDS encoding thymidine kinase, whose amino-acid sequence MYLINQNGWIEVICGSMFSGKSEELIRRVRRTQFAKQHAIVFKPCIDNRYSEEDVVSHNGLKVRAVPVSASKDIFEHVTEEMDVIAIDEVQFFDGDIVEVVQVLANRGYRVIVAGLDQDFRGLPFGQVPQLMAIAEHVTKLQAVCSVCGSPASRTQRLIDGEPAGFDDPIILVGASESYEPRCRHCHAVPTKQR is encoded by the coding sequence ATGTACTTAATAAATCAAAACGGTTGGATTGAAGTGATTTGCGGCAGTATGTTTTCTGGTAAGTCAGAAGAGCTCATCCGCCGTGTACGTCGTACACAATTTGCAAAGCAACATGCAATTGTATTTAAACCATGTATCGATAACCGTTATAGTGAAGAAGATGTTGTATCACATAATGGATTGAAGGTGAGAGCAGTTCCTGTTTCAGCTTCGAAAGACATATTTGAACATGTAACAGAAGAAATGGATGTTATTGCAATCGATGAGGTGCAATTTTTTGATGGGGACATTGTGGAAGTGGTGCAAGTATTGGCAAATCGTGGATATCGTGTCATTGTAGCCGGTTTAGACCAAGATTTCCGTGGTCTACCATTTGGACAAGTTCCTCAGCTGATGGCGATTGCTGAACATGTAACTAAATTGCAAGCAGTTTGTTCTGTATGTGGATCTCCAGCAAGCCGTACACAACGTTTAATTGATGGAGAACCAGCGGGATTTGATGATCCAATTATTTTAGTTGGGGCTTCAGAATCGTATGAACCACGTTGTCGCCATTGTCATGCAGTACCTACAAAACAAAGATAA
- a CDS encoding type B 50S ribosomal protein L31 yields the protein MKAGIHPDYKKVVFMDTNTGFKFLSGSTKGSSETVEWEDGNTYPLLKVEISSDSHPFYTGRQKFATADGRVDRFNKKYGLK from the coding sequence ATGAAAGCAGGAATCCATCCAGATTACAAGAAAGTTGTATTTATGGACACGAACACAGGCTTCAAATTCTTAAGCGGGTCTACTAAAGGCTCTAGCGAAACTGTTGAGTGGGAAGATGGTAACACTTATCCATTATTAAAAGTTGAGATCAGTTCTGATTCTCACCCATTCTACACTGGACGTCAGAAGTTTGCTACTGCAGACGGACGTGTTGACCGCTTCAATAAGAAATACGGTCTTAAGTAA